TCCTTCTTGAGCACGTCGGCCATCTCGCGGAGCGCGTGCTGGGCCTGGGCCACCGCCATGCCATAGCCGGGCACGACGATGACGCTGCCGGCATTCTTCATGATGAAGGACGCGTCCTCGGCCGAGCCCGCCTTCACCACCTGGTCGCCCTTGGCGCCGGCACCCGCGGCCGCCCCGCCGTCGGTGCCGAAGCCGCCCAGGATGACGTTGAAGATCGACCGGTTCATGCCCTTGCACATGATGTAGCTCAGGATCGCACCGGACGAGCCGACGAGCGCGCCCGTGATAATGAGCAGGCTGTTGGCAAGCGTGAAGCCGATGCCGCAGGCGGCCCAGCCCGAGTAGCTGTTCAGCATCGAGATGACGACCGGCATGTCGGCGCCGCCGATCGGCAGGATCAGGAGGAAGCCCAGCGCCAGCGAGACCAGCACCAGGAGCCAGAAGATGCCGCTCGATTGCGTGGCCATGAACAGGCCCAGGAGCACCACGATGCCGATGCCGAGGCCCAGGTTCAGCATGTGCTGGCCGGCAAACTGCAGCGGCTTGCCGCTGATGAGCGCCTGCAGCTTGGCGAACGCGATCACCGAGCCGGTGAAGGTGATGGCGCCGATCGCCGTGCCGAGGCCCATCTCCAGGAGGCTGCCGGTATGGATCGAGCCCGACGGGTCAACGATGCCGTAGCGGGAGGGCGCGTAGAACGCGGCGGCCGCGACGCAGACGGCCGAGAGGCCGACCAGCGAGTGGAACGCGGCGACGAGCTGCGGCAGCGCCGTCATCGCGATCTTGCGCGCGATATAGGCGCCGATGGCGCCGCCGATCGCGATGCCGATGACGATGAGCCAGTAGCTCTCGACCAGCGACGAGGTGAGCGTGGTGACGATGGCGATCGCCATGCCGGCGATGCCGAAGAGGTTGCCTTGGCGGCTCGATTCCGGGCTCGACAGGCCCTTGAGGGCCATGATGAAGCAGACGGAAGCGACCAGGTAGAGGAGCGCGGAAAGGTTCTCGGTCACTTGGCCGTCCTCCTTACTTCTGCTTCTTCTTGAACATCGACAGCATGCGCTGCGTCACGATGAAGCCGCCGAAGATGTTGACGGAGGCCAGCGTGACGGCCACGAAGCCCATCACCTTGGAAAAGGTGAAGTCGGCCGGGCCGGCGGCGATCAGCGCGCCGACGATGATGACGCTCGAGATCGCGTTGGTGACGCTCATCAGCGGCGAATGCAGCGCCGGGGTCACGCGCCAGACCACGTAGTAGCCGACGAAGCAGGCGAGCACGAACACGGTCAGGAAGAACACGAACGGGCTGCCGCCGTGCGCCGCCGCGGCCTGCGCCTGATCGGCGATCTGCTGGGCGAGCGCATCGAGGTTGTGCGACAGCGCCGAGGCGTCGCCGGCGAGGTCGGTCGCGCGGTGCGACAGAGAGGTCGAATCCATGGGTTGGGGGCTCCTCAGGCGGCGGGCTGGGCGGGCGAGGGTTCGGTCGGTGCCGGGGCGGGCGCCAGCGCCGGATGAACGATCTGGCTGTCGCGGGTGACAAGCGTGCCCTTGATGATCTCGTCGGCCGTGTCGATCTTGAGCCCCTTCGTCTCCTTGTCGACGATGAGGCTGAGGAAGTTGAGCAGGTTCTTGGCATAGAGCGCCGACGCGTCGGCCGCGATGCGCGACGGCATGTTGGCGTGGCCCACAAGCTTCACGCCATTCGCCGTGGTCACGATCTTGCCGAACTTGCCGCCCTCGGCGTTGCCGCCGTTCTCGATGGCAAGATCAACGATGACCGAGCCCGGCTTCATATCGGCGATCATCTCCTTGGTCACCAGCACCGGCGCCTTCTTGCCGGGGATCAAGGCCGTGCAGATGACCAGGTCCGCCTTCTTCAAGATCTCGTGGATCTTCTCGCGCTGACGGCGCTGATAGTCCTCGCTCATCTCCTTGGCATAGCCGCCGGCGGTCTCGGCCTCCTTCGCGGCCTCGGCATCGACCTCGATGAAGCTGGCACCCAGGCTCTCGACCTGCTCCTTGGCGGCGGCGCGCACGTCGAAGGCCGAGACGATGGCGCCCAGGCGCCGCGCCGTCGCGATCGCCTGCAGGCCCGCGACACCGGCGCCCATCACGGTCACGCGCGCCGGCGGGATCGTGCCGGCCGCGGTCATCATCATCGGGAAGGCATGGCCGTACTCGGTCGCCGCCTCGACCACGGCCTTGTAGCCGGCGAGGTTCGCCTGCGACGACAGCACGTCCATCGACTGCGCGCGGGTGATGCGCGGGATCAGGTCCATGCTGAAGGTGGTGATGCCGGCCTTGGCATAGGCCTCGACGTCGGCGCGGTTCTGCAGCGCGCCCAGGATCGCGACCAGCGTCACGCCGGGCTTCAGGCCCGCAAGCTCATCCGTCCCCTCGTCCGCGAGCTGCGGACGCTGGACCTTGAGCACGAGCTCCGCCCCGTCGAGTGCCGCCGCGGCATCCGGCGCCACGGTGGCGCCGGCGGCGGCATAGGCGGCGTCGGGGAAGGCAGCCGCGGTGCCGGCGTCCTTCTCGACCACGACCTCGAGCCCGAGCGCGATCATTTTCTTCACCGTCTCCGGCGAGGCTGCGACCCGCTTCTCGTGCGCGCGGGTCTCCTTGATGATGGCCACTTTCATCGGTCGTCGTTCCGTCCCTTGAAAAGAACCGGCGCCGGCAGGAGAGAGGACGCCAGCGCCACGGCGGTCCGGCGCGGGCGGCGCCGGTGCCTCACGAAACCCTTCCGGCGGCTGCGAGAATCGCATGGCTCGCCAGCCGGTCGAGCCGTTCATATCAGGTTTCACGCCGCCGCCGACGAAATTTCTGGGAAGATTTCCGGTCGGAGGCGTTTTTTCGTTGCGGCGACGAGAGGTTTTCCCCCGCTTCCGCCCGTGCTATGGCCTGTGACGGGGGGCGGACAGCGGCATGGCGGCCGGTCCCGAACATGGAAGAGCAAGGCGGGATGGAATAAAGCCAATGCCGGTCCGTTATGTCAGCACAAGGATCGCCGCGAGAGCTGCGGGCCAGGTGGTAGCGCGATGAGCGAAGCGTTCAGCGACCAGCTGGTAGCAGCACTGCCGAGACTCCGCCGCTTCGCGCGGGGGCTTGCAGGCAACGCAACTCAGGCGGACGATCTGGTGCAGGCGGCCTGTGAACGAGCGCTGACGCGTCAGCACCAGTTCCAGGAAGGCACGCGCTTCGACAGCTGGATGTTCCGGATCGTGCAGACGATCTGGATCGACCAGATCAGGGCGCGGGACGTCCGCAAGGAGGACGGCGAGATCGAGGACGATCGGTTCGGCAGCGACGAACCGATGAGGCGTGCCGAAGCACGGTTGGCGCTCGAAGAGGTCCGTCGTGCCGCGGCCCGGTTACCCGCAGAGCAGCGGGAAGCATTGATGCTCGTGACGGTGGATGGGTTCAGTTACAAGGAGGCAGCGGAGATCGCTCAGGTTCCGGTCGGTACGATCATGAGCCGTCTCGCTCGAGCCAGGGTGGCGCTGGTAGCGCTCCTGGATGCGGGCGGGGGTCTTCGGAGGAGTGATGATGATGCAGCGGCCCAGCGATGAAATGCTCGTGGCTTATCTGGACGGCGAGGTCGACGAGGCCACCGCCGTCGAGATCGAGTCGTGCCTCGAGCGGGATTCGGAGCTGCAGGCGCGGCTCCTGCTCCTGACCGAGTCCGACGCGCAGATCCGCGACGCCTTCGACGAGATCCTGCGCGAGCCAGTGCCCGAGCGGCTGATCGCGGCCGCCCGCGGCCGGACCGCTGCCCACGAGGAAGAGGAAGAGCTGCCGAGCGCCACGATCCTGTCGTTCGGCGCGCGGCTTGCCACCACGACGGCGCGCAAGGGCATCGCCAACCGGCGCTGGGGCCTGGGGCTCGTCGCAGCCGCCTCGCTGTCGTTCCTCATGATCGGTGCCGGCGGCGGCTATCTGGCCGGCATGGGCGGCGACGTGAACGTCGACGCGACCCAGCCGAACTCGACCGCGACCAGCTGGCTCGACAATATCGCCGGCTACCACAACCTCTTGA
This genomic interval from Aliidongia dinghuensis contains the following:
- a CDS encoding NAD(P)(+) transhydrogenase (Re/Si-specific) subunit beta, which translates into the protein MALKGLSSPESSRQGNLFGIAGMAIAIVTTLTSSLVESYWLIVIGIAIGGAIGAYIARKIAMTALPQLVAAFHSLVGLSAVCVAAAAFYAPSRYGIVDPSGSIHTGSLLEMGLGTAIGAITFTGSVIAFAKLQALISGKPLQFAGQHMLNLGLGIGIVVLLGLFMATQSSGIFWLLVLVSLALGFLLILPIGGADMPVVISMLNSYSGWAACGIGFTLANSLLIITGALVGSSGAILSYIMCKGMNRSIFNVILGGFGTDGGAAAGAGAKGDQVVKAGSAEDASFIMKNAGSVIVVPGYGMAVAQAQHALREMADVLKKEGVTVRYAIHPVAGRMPGHMNVLLAEANVPYDEVFELEEINRDFAAADVAFVIGANDVTNPAAKTDPSSPIYGMPILDVEKAKTVLFIKRSMASGYAGVENELFFRPNTMMLFGDAKKMTEEIVKSLEA
- a CDS encoding NAD(P) transhydrogenase subunit alpha, giving the protein MDSTSLSHRATDLAGDASALSHNLDALAQQIADQAQAAAAHGGSPFVFFLTVFVLACFVGYYVVWRVTPALHSPLMSVTNAISSVIIVGALIAAGPADFTFSKVMGFVAVTLASVNIFGGFIVTQRMLSMFKKKQK
- a CDS encoding Re/Si-specific NAD(P)(+) transhydrogenase subunit alpha; this translates as MKVAIIKETRAHEKRVAASPETVKKMIALGLEVVVEKDAGTAAAFPDAAYAAAGATVAPDAAAALDGAELVLKVQRPQLADEGTDELAGLKPGVTLVAILGALQNRADVEAYAKAGITTFSMDLIPRITRAQSMDVLSSQANLAGYKAVVEAATEYGHAFPMMMTAAGTIPPARVTVMGAGVAGLQAIATARRLGAIVSAFDVRAAAKEQVESLGASFIEVDAEAAKEAETAGGYAKEMSEDYQRRQREKIHEILKKADLVICTALIPGKKAPVLVTKEMIADMKPGSVIVDLAIENGGNAEGGKFGKIVTTANGVKLVGHANMPSRIAADASALYAKNLLNFLSLIVDKETKGLKIDTADEIIKGTLVTRDSQIVHPALAPAPAPTEPSPAQPAA
- a CDS encoding RNA polymerase sigma factor, yielding MSEAFSDQLVAALPRLRRFARGLAGNATQADDLVQAACERALTRQHQFQEGTRFDSWMFRIVQTIWIDQIRARDVRKEDGEIEDDRFGSDEPMRRAEARLALEEVRRAAARLPAEQREALMLVTVDGFSYKEAAEIAQVPVGTIMSRLARARVALVALLDAGGGLRRSDDDAAAQR
- a CDS encoding anti-sigma factor family protein — protein: MMMQRPSDEMLVAYLDGEVDEATAVEIESCLERDSELQARLLLLTESDAQIRDAFDEILREPVPERLIAAARGRTAAHEEEEELPSATILSFGARLATTTARKGIANRRWGLGLVAAASLSFLMIGAGGGYLAGMGGDVNVDATQPNSTATSWLDNIAGYHNLLISSANGAESTVFDVPAGAETKLPSDVRIPDLKPWSLAFQGARKLMVEGKPAYQFYYTTDNKSLGPITITVTNTTRPDSSPTFAKRAGVNLLYWRHQGHGYALVGSADKGWMWGIANDVEFQLKAI